A single window of Debaryomyces hansenii CBS767 chromosome F complete sequence DNA harbors:
- a CDS encoding DEHA2F07414p (similar to uniprot|P26637 Saccharomyces cerevisiae YPL160W CDC60 Cytosolic leucyl tRNA synthetase ligates leucine to the appropriate tRNA): MSATIKLENTARRDALIDIEKKYQKVWADDKVFEVDAPTIEEEPSIDDAEELRKKYPKYFATMAYPYMNGVLHAGHSFTLSKVEFSTGFERMNGKRALFPLGFHCTGMPIKASADKIKREIEEFGEDFSGAPAEDVEEQPKEKVKRDDITKFSATKSKAAAKQGRGKYQFEIMLQLGISKEEVVKFSDPDYWLKYFPPLVQKDVTAFGGRVDWRRSFVTTDANPYYDAFVRWQINRLRDCGKIKFGERYTIYSEKDGQACLDHDRQSGEGVNPQEYTGIKIEVTEFAEEAKKLFQENNFELEGKKVYLVAATLRPETMYGQTCCFVSPKIDYGIFDAGNGNYYICTERAFKNMSYQNLTPKRGVYKSSVQVNGKALIGSKIHAPLAVHKELRVLPMETVLASKGTGVVTCVPSDSPDDYITTKDLINKPEYYNIEKEWVCDDIIPIIRTQRYGDKCAEFLVKELKIQSPKDAVQLAEAKESAYKEGFYNGTMIFGKYVGLASSDAKSKVRADLVASNDAFVYNEPEGSVISRSGDECIVSLEDQWYIDYGEESWKSQALECLADMQTFAKETRHGFEGVLDWLKNWAVTRNFGLGTRLPWDKKYLIESLSDSTIYMAYYTIARFLHSDYYGAKAGKFDINPELMTDEVFDFIFNRREDINTNIPIDQLKEMRREFEYFYPLDVRVSGKDLIPNHLTFFIYTHVALFPKRLWPKGIRSNGHLMLNHAKMSKSTGNFMTLEQIVEKFGADASRIALADAGDTVEDANFDESNANAAILRLTTLKEWCEEIIKNKDSLRTGPTDSFFDVAFENEMNDLIGKTYAQFEITNFKAGLKYGLFDYQTARDYYRDSVTSNIGMHKDLVIRYIETQALLLAPVAPHFSEYIYRDVLGNSGSIQSTKFPSATKPVEKSISDALEYVRDLSRSIREAEGNVLKKKKGKPSEVDPSKPAKLRLFVATSFPEWQDNYIEIVRQLFESQSLDDNKIIREKVGKDMKRAMPFISLLKQRLANEDPQTVFNRELTFNETDVIKSVLANVKKSSVSVDIQDVEIISFDSGAKKGTNVMTGEEVEITITGKIIDSAVPGEPGIMINNI; the protein is encoded by the coding sequence ATGAGTGCTACTATTAAGTTAGAAAATACGGCCCGTAGAGATGCTTTAATTGATatagaaaagaaatatcaaaagGTTTGGGCTGATGACAAGGTATTTGAAGTTGATGCGCCAACTATCGAAGAAGAACCATCGATTGATGATGCTGAAGAATTAAGGAAGAAGTATCCTAAGTATTTTGCCACTATGGCTTACCCTTACATGAACGGTGTTTTGCATGCTGGTCACAGTTTCACTTTATCGAAAGTTGAGTTTTCTACTGGTTTCGAAAGAATGAATGGTAAGAGAGCATTGTTTCCATTAGGATTCCACTGTACTGGTATGCCAATCAAAGCTTCTGCTGATAAAATCAAGagagaaattgaagaatttggtGAAGATTTTTCGGGAGCTCCAGCTGAAGACGTTGAAGAACAACCTAAAGAAAAGGTCAAGAGGGATGATATTACTAAGTTCAGTGCTACGAAGTCCAAGGCTGCTGCAAAGCAAGGTAGAGGTAAATACCAATTCGAAATCATGTTGCAATTAGGTATTagtaaagaagaagttgtAAAGTTTTCTGACCCAGATTACTGGCTTAAATATTTCCCTCCTTTAGTCCAGAAAGATGTTACTGCCTTCGGTGGTAGAGTTGACTGGAGACGTTCTTTTGTTACTACCGATGCTAATCCTTACTATGATGCCTTTGTTAGATGGCAAATAAATAGGTTAAGAGATTGTGGTAAGATTAAGTTTGGTGAAAGATACACCATTTACTCTGAAAAAGATGGACAAGCTTGTTTAGATCACGATAGACAATCAGGAGAAGGTGTTAACCCACAAGAATATACTGGTATTAAGATCGAAGTTACCGAATTTGCAGAAGAAGCTAAGAAGCTCTTccaagaaaataattttgaacttGAAGGTAAGAAAGTTTACTTAGTAGCTGCAACTTTAAGACCTGAAACCATGTATGGTCAAACTTGTTGTTTTGTTTCTCCAAAGATTGACTATGGTATCTTTGATGCCGGTAATGGCAACTACTATATTTGTACTGAACGTGCTTTCAAGAATATGTCATACCAAAATTTGACACCTAAGAGAGGTGTCTATAAGTCGAGTGTACAGGTCAATGGTAAGGCTTTGATAGGTTCTAAAATTCATGCTCCATTAGCCGTACACAAGGAATTACGTGTCTTACCTATGGAAACAGTCTTGGCTTCAAAGGGTACAGGTGTCGTCACTTGTGTACCATCTGATTCTCCAGATGACTATATCACCACCAAGGATTTAATTAACAAACCAGAATATTACaacattgaaaaagaatggGTTTGTGATGATATTATTCCAATCATCAGGACTCAAAGATACGGTGACAAGTGTGCTGAGTTTTTAGTTaaggaattgaagattCAATCTCCTAAAGACGCTGTTCAATTGGCTGAAGCAAAGGAATCTGCTTACAAAGAAGGATTTTATAATGGTACGATGATTTTTGGAAAGTATGTTGGTTTAGCATCTTCAGATGCTAAATCAAAGGTTAGAGCTGATTTGGTCGCATCTAATGATGCCTTTGTGTATAATGAACCTGAAGGTTCTGTTATTTCCAGATCTGGTGACGAATGTATTGTTTCCTTGGAAGACCAATGGTATATTGACTACGGTGAAGAATCATGGAAATCTCAAGCTTTAGAATGTTTAGCCGATATGCAAACATTCGCAAAGGAAACCAGACATGGTTTTGAAGGTGTTTTAGATTGGTTAAAGAACTGGGCTGTTACCAGAAACTTTGGTTTAGGTACCAGATTACCATGGGATAAAAAATACTTGATCGAATCGTTATCAGACTCAACTATTTATATGGCCTATTATACTATTGCCCGTTTCTTACACTCTGATTATTATGGTGCTAAAGCAGgtaaatttgatattaacCCAGAATTAATGACCGATGaagtttttgattttatctttaatCGTCGTGAAGACATCAATActaatattccaattgaCCAATTAAAGGAAATGAGAAGAGAATTCGAATATTTCTATCCATTGGATGTAAGAGTTTCTGGTAAGGATTTAATTCCAAACCATTTAACTTTCTTTATCTATACACATGTTGCCTTATTCCCTAAGAGATTATGGCCAAAGGGTATTAGAAGTAATGGTCACTTGATGTTGAATCATGCTAAGATGTCGAAATCAACTGGTAACTTCATGACATTGGaacaaattgttgaaaaattcggTGCTGATGCTTCTAGAATTGCTTTAGCTGATGCTGGTGATACCGTTGAAGATGCAAACTTTGACGAATCAAATGCTAACGCTGCTATTTTACGTTTGACTACATTGAAAGAATGGTGtgaagaaatcatcaaaaatAAGGACTCATTAAGAACTGGCCCAACTGACTCATTCTTCGACGTTGCATTcgaaaatgaaatgaatgatttaattggtAAAACATATGCTCAATTCGAAATCACCAATTTCAAGGCTGGATTGAAATACGGTTTGTTCGATTATCAAACTGCTAGAGATTACTACAGAGACTCTGTAACTTCAAATATAGGTATGCACAAGGATCTTGTGATCAGATACATTGAGACTCAGGCCTTATTATTAGCTCCAGTTGCTCCACATTTCAGTGAGTATATTTATCGTGATGTCTTGGGCAACAGTGGATCTATCCAATCTACTAAATTCCCAAGTGCTACCAAGCCCGTggaaaaatcaatttcagatGCTTTAGAGTATGTTAGAGACTTATCTAGATCTATTCGTGAAGCCGAGGGTAACGtcttgaagaagaagaagggTAAGCCATCTGAAGTTGATCCTTCAAAGCCTGCaaaattaagattatttgTTGCTACATCTTTCCCAGAATGGCAAGACAATTACATCGAAATTGTCAgacaattatttgaatcCCAATCCTTGGACGACAACAAGATCATAAGGGAAAAGGTTGGTAAAGACATGAAGCGTGCCATGCCtttcatttctttattaaaacAAAGATTAGCCAACGAAGATCCTCAAACCGTCTTCAACAGAGAATTGACTTTTAATGAAACCGACGTCATCAAGTCTGTCTTGGCTAACGTCAAGAAATCCTCTGTTTCGGTGGATATTCAAGATGTCGAAATAATCTCCTTTGACAGTGGTGCTAAGAAGGGTACCAATGTCATGACTGGCGAAGAAGTAGAAATCACTATCACTGGTAAGATCATTGACAGTGCTGTTCCTGGTGAACCAGGTATTATGATTAACAACATCTAA